Below is a window of Fibrobacter succinogenes DNA.
AAGTCCTTGGCCGTGACTTCGCCATCACCGGACATGTCCAGGTGAAGGGTTTCGTCGTGATCAGACAGGAGCTTTACACGGATGCTCTTGAGGTTGAGGATAATGTCAGTGACATCTTCCTTCACACCCGGAATCGTCGAAAATTCCTTGTCAACGCCTTCGATTTTCACGGAGACAATAGCCGCACCCTGCAGAGAGGAGAGGAGAACGCGACGGAGAGCGTTACCGAGGGTAATACCCCAGCCACGTTCCAAGGCTTCTACGACAAACTTGGCGTAGCGGCCATCTTCGCCGGTTTCCACTTTCTGGAAGCTGCGCGGCATCTGAAGTGATTTCCACATCATTGGCGATACCTCTTTGGATTAAATTCTTCTCTTCTTTTTAGGACGGCAACCATTGTGCGGGATGCCCGTCACGTCTCGAATAGAGAGAACTTCGAGGCCCGCATTCTTGAGAGCGCGGACGGCAGATTCACGGCCGCCACCAGCACCCTTAACGCGAACGTCCACCTTGCGCATGCCGAGATCGAATGCCTTGTGGGCAGCGGTTTCAGCGGCGAGCTGGGCTGCAAACGGCGTGCTCTTGCGGGAGCCCTTGAAACCGGAGTTACCCGGAGAACCCCAAGCGACCACGTTGCCGCGAGCGTCGGTGATAGAAACGATTGTATTGTTGAAGGAAGCGAACACACAGGCAATGCCCTGGATGTCAATGCGCTTCTTGCCCTTCTTGATCTTGACTTCTTCAGCAGCAGCCGGAGCTTCAGCAGCGGCAGCAGCAGTTTCCTTGATTTCTTCTTCAGCCACGATGATACTCCTTACTTCTTCTTGTTAGCCACAGTCTTCTTGGGGCCCTTGCGTGTGCGGGCGTTGGTGCGGGAACGCTGACCGCGGACCGGGAGGCCCTTGCGGTGGCGGAGGCCACGATAGCAGCCAATATCCTGCAGACGCTTGATGTTCAAGGTAACTTCTGCGCGGAGCTGACCTTCCACAGAGTATTCGTCTTCGAGGAGATGACGAATCTTACCTTGTTCTTCTTCAGTCAGGTCGTCACACTTCTTGTTCTTGTCAATGCCCAACTGAGCACAGACCTTGTTAGCGGTGAACAGACCGACACCATAGATTGCCGTCAGACCGTATTCAACAGTCTTGTTTTTCGGTAAATCGACACCAGCGATACGTGCCATACGATCTCCTTATCCCTGCTTCTGCTTGTGACGGGGGTTCTTCGAACAGATGATACGCAATACACCCTTGCGACGGATGATCTTGCAGTTTTCACATCTGGGTTTTTCACATCTGGGTTTGATGGAGGCTTTGATTTTCATAGGTTTGACCTTCTTTTGATACCTATTACTTGTAACGGTAAGTAATTCGCCCGCGATTTAAATCGTACGGGGAAATCTCGACCAACACTTTGTCGTCCGGCAAAATTCTAATAAAATGCCGGCGCATTTTTCCTGAAACATGGGCCAGGATCTCGTGACCATTTCCAAGTTGAACACGGAAGAAAGCGTTGGGAAGAGCTTCCAATACAACGCCTTCTACTTGTATACCTTCTTCTTTAGCCACTAGGATGCCATCCTGCCGCGAATGCGGCCACGTTTCAAGAAACCTTCATAATTCTTGGTATGCAACTGGGCTTCGAGCTGACGAAGAGTATCCAGAGCAACACCTACCACGATTAGGACCGAGGTACCCCCAATATAGAAACTCATATTGAGAGCGTCTTTCAAGTGCAGGGGAACGACGCTGATTAAAGCGAGGTAAAGGGACCCAGGCAATGAAATTCTGGTCAAAACATGGTCAATGTATTCTGCTGTCTGCTTACCCGGACGGACTCCCGGAATAAACCCACCGCTTCTCTTGAGGTTTTCGGCAATGTCGTTCGGGTTGTACTGGATTGCCGTGTAGAAGTAGGTGAAGAATATGATGAGGAGGGCGTCTACTACGCTGTAGGAGACATGTCCCGGAATAAATGCAGAAGCGAAAGCCTGCATCGCAGATACGTTCGGGAACCAAGATGCAACCATTGCTGGAATGAACATGATGCAGCTTGCGAAGATCACGGGAATCACGTTAGCGGTGTTCACCTTGAAAGGCAAATAGCTAGCCTGACCACCCAAGACCTTGTTTCCGACGGTCCTGCGAGGACTTTGGAGTGGAATGCGACGGGTCGCCTGCTCGACGAAAACGATAAACCCGACAATCACAACCACGATGGCCAAGATAAAGACCTCGATCGCAAGGGGCTGGATGCCTTCGCTAAACATTTCCCATTCGGCTAAGATGGCTCTCGGAAGGCCACCGACGATACCGGCGAAAATTATAAGAGAAATACCGTTACCCACACCGTGCGAAGTAATCTGTTCGCCAAGGTACATCAAGAAGATAGTACCTACGGTGAAGGTTAACGTAGCAAGGAGACGAAAGCCGACATTACCGAGTCCGGACGAGAAGTTCTCGGAGAGAACCGAGATTCCCGTACCAGCGGCTGTCGTCACCTTGAGGTTAGAAAGCCACATAGAAATGCCCCATCCCTGCAAGGCAGAAAGAACTACCGTGAAGTATCGGGTATACTGATTCAGCTTAGCGCGACCTTCCTGACCCTCCTTCTGGAGCATCTGGATGGCAGGTATCACCGAGCCCATTAACTGGATGATGATGCTTGCGCTGATGTACGGCATGATACCGAGGGCAAATACAGTTGCTTTCGCAAATGCACCGCCGGTAAACGAGTCGTACAGACCGAACAGGTTATTCGAATTTTTGAAGTATTCTGCGAGAACCGCAGCATTTACTCCGGGGATGGAGATGTGAGAGCCAATACGGTAGACAATAAGGAGACCGAGCGTGAAGAGGATCTTCTTGCGCAGATCCGGAATCTTAAACGCATTGACAAACGCATCGATGGCTTTCTTGAGTGCTTCCATTAGATGATCTCAACTTTGCCGCCAGCAGCTTCAATGGCAGACTTTGCCTTTTCGCTGATAGCGTTAACCTTTACGTTGATAGCCTTGTCGATAGAACCAAAAGCGAGGACCTTGACCGGCAGTTCGACGCTCTTGATGAAGCCGAGGTCGAAGAGGACCTTAGCATCGAAATCAACAGCGCTGACAGCGGCGAGCTTCTTCAGGTTCACGATCTGGAATTCAACACCAGCGTGCTTGAAGCCGCGCTTCGGGATACGACGGTGAATCGGCATCTGGCCGCCTTCGAAAGCGACTCGACCGGCCTTAGCACTCTTACGAGCACCAGCACCCTTTTCACCACGACCAGCAGTAGTGCCCCAGCCAGAGCCCGGACCACGACCAATGCGCTTGCGGCTCTTGCCCTTGGCAGCCTTGCCAGGATTGAGAGTATTGAGTTCCATCTTAGATCTCCTCGACCTTGACCATGTCCTTCACGGCATTGATCATGCCTGCAATGGACGGGGTCAAATTGTGTTCAACAGTTTGTCCGATCTTGCGGAGGCCGAGTGCAGCCACATTAGCGCGGTGCACCGGAAGGCGACGGACGATACCCTTGATCAAAGTAATACGAACTTTCTTCATTAGGTATTACTCCTTAGGCTTCAAAACCACGCAACTTGGCGCAGTCCTGTTTGTTC
It encodes the following:
- the rpsK gene encoding 30S ribosomal protein S11, whose translation is MKETAAAAAEAPAAAEEVKIKKGKKRIDIQGIACVFASFNNTIVSITDARGNVVAWGSPGNSGFKGSRKSTPFAAQLAAETAAHKAFDLGMRKVDVRVKGAGGGRESAVRALKNAGLEVLSIRDVTGIPHNGCRPKKKRRI
- the rpsM gene encoding 30S ribosomal protein S13 codes for the protein MARIAGVDLPKNKTVEYGLTAIYGVGLFTANKVCAQLGIDKNKKCDDLTEEEQGKIRHLLEDEYSVEGQLRAEVTLNIKRLQDIGCYRGLRHRKGLPVRGQRSRTNARTRKGPKKTVANKKK
- the rpmJ gene encoding 50S ribosomal protein L36 — its product is MKIKASIKPRCEKPRCENCKIIRRKGVLRIICSKNPRHKQKQG
- the infA gene encoding translation initiation factor IF-1: MAKEEGIQVEGVVLEALPNAFFRVQLGNGHEILAHVSGKMRRHFIRILPDDKVLVEISPYDLNRGRITYRYK
- the secY gene encoding preprotein translocase subunit SecY, producing the protein MEALKKAIDAFVNAFKIPDLRKKILFTLGLLIVYRIGSHISIPGVNAAVLAEYFKNSNNLFGLYDSFTGGAFAKATVFALGIMPYISASIIIQLMGSVIPAIQMLQKEGQEGRAKLNQYTRYFTVVLSALQGWGISMWLSNLKVTTAAGTGISVLSENFSSGLGNVGFRLLATLTFTVGTIFLMYLGEQITSHGVGNGISLIIFAGIVGGLPRAILAEWEMFSEGIQPLAIEVFILAIVVVIVGFIVFVEQATRRIPLQSPRRTVGNKVLGGQASYLPFKVNTANVIPVIFASCIMFIPAMVASWFPNVSAMQAFASAFIPGHVSYSVVDALLIIFFTYFYTAIQYNPNDIAENLKRSGGFIPGVRPGKQTAEYIDHVLTRISLPGSLYLALISVVPLHLKDALNMSFYIGGTSVLIVVGVALDTLRQLEAQLHTKNYEGFLKRGRIRGRMAS
- the rplO gene encoding 50S ribosomal protein L15 produces the protein MELNTLNPGKAAKGKSRKRIGRGPGSGWGTTAGRGEKGAGARKSAKAGRVAFEGGQMPIHRRIPKRGFKHAGVEFQIVNLKKLAAVSAVDFDAKVLFDLGFIKSVELPVKVLAFGSIDKAINVKVNAISEKAKSAIEAAGGKVEII
- the rpmD gene encoding 50S ribosomal protein L30; translated protein: MKKVRITLIKGIVRRLPVHRANVAALGLRKIGQTVEHNLTPSIAGMINAVKDMVKVEEI